GAGTGGTCAAGAACAAAGCATAAGCATTCATTGTGGAGATAAGTGCATGAGattataaaacatgtaatcatATGCAAAGCACTTGAACATAAGCACCTCGATTTCACATGGCTCTACTTTTGCCTGATTTTTCTGTTTCTGTAGTAGATAAGCGTCCAGAAGCTTCCTCAACATGAATAGGGTCTCATCACTAAGAGTGTCAATGTCAATTTCAATCTCGTCCTCAATCACTTGATTCCCATTCATTGTACTCTCTTTCAAGAAGTCAATTATATTGTCAGGCAGTTCTGCCAACAAGTCCTCCAACTCTGCACCCAGTTTTTGTTTCCCAAGATTACTCATTAATGGCCTATCAATCTCCTGATTGACCTGGTTTTTTAACAAAGTAGTTTCTGCTTCTTAGAAGGTGGCACGTGCGGTTCAATGATAACACTGGATTTTGAAGCCCTGGATTCAGTTGCAGAGGCTGAAATTTTCTTCTCAATTGCTTTCCACCTCATTTCAAAGAATCTACTCAGTGCCTCAGACATACAATGGACTTCAGTCCCGCGTGAATTATAAGTCAAAGCATTTTCGAAGGTAAGCCTCACATCTGCCGCAAACTCCATTGTACTGGAATAATGATTAGCACGTAACTTGTCTTTTATTGTACCCAAATCCATAGGATGCTTGATAATACTGCGATAATCCGGTATATTCAGTTTTACAACATCAACTGACTCATTGAAGACCCATGCATGCTTTTGTGACATTAAACTATTTAACAATGTCTCACACTGTTTCATCAACATAATGCATTTACTATTCTGTGTTACGCCCTGCTTCGTTATCTCATTTCTTCCAGATGCCACAGCTCCAACTTTTGCACGAAAACCGTTTTCACCAGAAGGGGCCTTTCTCTTCCCTGATGGTACAACCATTTCATTCATAGACAATGGCTTTTTTCCCTCCACAGCGGTTCTAACTGACCCACATTGATAAATATAGTTATCAGTTTTGGGTTCATACACCATGGCAGCTATTCCATACGAACCTATTTTCATCTGAAGCATCCTAACTTTTTTGAGATCATTTTTCAACTTCACCTCCAAATCCTTCCTTTCCGAACTTGACATCTTAGACACCGACAACACCTGCATCTGCAGACCAAACCTATCACAAGTATCCACATTCAAGCTAATGCATCTTCGTTTTGGAGCAGAAGAGTCCTCTGAAGCAGTGAATTCCACAGGAACCTGGCGTGAGCTACCAAACCCTTCTGATTCAGCCATTGCCTCCACTGCTTGCCGATATTCTGACACAGACCTGGAGGAATAACCTTTGGAAAATTTCCATATATTCCCATTCATGTCAGCTGACAGATTCTTTGGACACTTCTTTGATTCCCTCAGCCCAGTGCAATCTACTGGAAGAGTAGGTGCCATAAATTTCAACCCcaaataccccaaacatcagCTCTTCGAAACAACACATACGTCGCGACCAAGCCCTAAATCCAACTATCTTAGTTCGACCCCCGGACACAAAACATCACAACGAAGCCCTAGAAAGGAAAACCCACGAACCTAATCGCAAAAGCTGCGGGGGAATAGAGATCAAACAACACAGTCGGGTCTGAAACAATGTACGTGAAAAGTGCTTGGTGGGTCCGACAAATTTTCGTGAAACAAATAAACGAaaccaaaaacaaaacaaaaaatatacaaaaaaaattGACCTAGAAATGACGAAATCTATAGATACAAAACAATTTCTATAGAGAGGAGGGAGGAGGGAGAGTGCTTACGATTTTGGAGTTGGGATCTGTGATGCGCTCAGGCTTCGCCACAACATTACAGCCGATGTTGCATTGAATCTGGCCGTTAATCTGATTGCGGCTGAATCCAACGGATAGTGTTGATTGCGTATAATGATTCGTTTCATAAATTTGTTaacttttttaaataattgatttttgtgCAATAGATTTCTACTCACTTTTACATAATCTCAAATATTTTTTCCATATAATTTTGTAGCTTTATTTTGCATAAAGTTTATTGATATTTGTAAACTTTTTTATATCATCTTATGTATTTTGTATTTTATGATTGTGTTCTTTTACTAACACCTGAACGATAataacttttatttatttaaatatttttatctctcaatataatttattcaattaaatatttaaaaaacataacaatcatttaaatattaataaattatcaaaattaaaatgatttcattcattttaaataaattttagtataaaaaatatattaattttgttttagataatatttcaaacaaaaaataaataaataagacaaTTATTTGTACCTGAAAATGAATAATAATTATGTTAAAATAATTGTACTTAGtgtaaatttataaaattttaatatatttaatttattatagttatttttatatatgtgtGTTGACAGAGtttttgtaacgtaccgtatttcgaactacttaaaatttgcggaaaataaatttttttcttaaataagaaattatcaTTCAAAATGctacataataaaaatgtttgaacaaatatttgaaattgtaAACAGCTTGCAACAGGTACTTATTTAAAACATCATAAAGTAAATTCCTTAAAAACCAGAGTAAATGAAACAACATACATAAAAATCCTTAAAACTAAGGTGGTCCTTGGGTTAGTCCAATGCGCAGTATGATCCAGCTCACTGATCACCACCTCTAGTCTCCTCATACTCAtcttcacctgcatcgatcaagtctagtgagtttaaagactcaacatgtataaactgagaataacaaataacatataataaaactacatgcattttaaagtagCGCATATGTAACTTAACTTTGAACATACTTACATAAACATACTTACATAAGCATAGACGCGCCATCATATCGTAAAACTTTTCATAACCATACTTGtatcatacatacttaaacatgcatagtcatcatcattttgtgtagagatatgtttcaaaacaagtgactcatacataaATGCGTCTGTCAGACTAaacacagtactgggctggcacGGATGTCCACTACCACACACATAATATCtccggtcatactttaccgggtGAATTGATCCATGGTCATACTTTactgctttccaatcctgatcaaaACCCAGTCATACTTTATCGGGGTGAAGAGGtcatcggccacgttcaccgacttccaaattcgttcataatttggtcacaagacaattagcatacctcaaaatataaaatattttctttgcaagtCGAGCATACTAATTAATACATTTATGAATGCTTGTCCaagacaaaattttaaaaaaaaattccagaatgcttggcgctcgggcagtaaaATCTTGTTGCTCGAGCGTCGCCCTGCGCGAAAAACTTTGAAAACCAACACaattgagcagtcacacgagaatgatcataactcactcatctcttgtccaaaaattacgaatttactgtcaaatcgaatatatcaaaaagtactacgttttatatgttgaaagtttttccaaAAATTCGCAGGATTCAAAATGACAGCAGATTCagtttttgagatctaaaaaaaTCGTTTAAAcatcacagtttgagcagtcacacgaaaatgatcataactctctcatttCTTGTCCAAAAAATTCGggtttactgtcaaatcgaaggtatcgaaaaatACTACGTTTCATATGTTGAAAGTGTTTCCAGAAAACCAACCGAAAATTCATAGTAATCAAAATAACATCAAACTCGgttttttagatctaaaaagcgTTTCAAGATCGATCCAActatttttgctcaaactttgcatATCCCACATGAATTTTTGTTCACAATAAACATCAAGACATATAAAATGATAAGATCAATGcaaaaacgaaagaatatacatgcatTTGTGTTTAAACGCTCGAAGATGACGGCTACCGATGCGGTAAATCATAGGGGGATGACCGGGAGACGACGATGCACGATTTTTTTGCTTTAAAATGAGCAGAATTCTTCAGAAATTTTGCAAGGAGATGAGGCTTCTGAAAGAACCTATGAACCCTAGCTTTCTCTCAAAAACAAACTGAAATGagatgtgtatgtgtgtgttgtgtgccgtgtatgtgtgtgtgagttTAATTAAATTAAGGGAATAAAATTTAATCAGAAcctatgtgtgtgtgtgagtttaattaaattaaaggaataaaatttacttaattaataattaacaagCTAATTAAAATACCAATTCTCTACTAACTATACTAAAATCCCTTAGTTTAAAATAGAATACACAAGTGATAAAATCTAAAAGTTTAAAATTCTCAACTAGAATAATAGTATTcctaaatttgaaataaatatacatgtgttaaactttaaatgtttaaaatcttaaaaatcgtataataaataaattaggttttaaaatgtttaaaacttaataaatcatttaaaatgacaCTTTCATGACTTGAAAGAAAATACCATGTATTACAAATTGCCCAAATCGTCGTCGGTCTCATTTCGAAGGTAAAACGATGTGGGGACTCGGatgctaattcattccttaattgtCTTTAGtaatatttaatcatttataataaacagggtctaatttttttttaaaaaatgcaaagcggaaacgtaatgtaatttcaaactacatattaaacataaccatacaattattgtattatctacaataatcggactaggttcaactacaagtcagtgctgaatcttaagttgcttctgagcccggattgtcacgccccgagcccgggcccgcgtctgcgtgactgcacaatgggcttctatagcaactacttcgtattcgtcatcgctttacgaaaatgattaacccaagtttttatagaagtccattgtaagtcattataaactcaatttaaatcttgatttttttcgatgtgggacaagggtatcacaatcacccctccttcagaacgcgacgtcctcgtcgcggcctaacccctcgatccaccagcaccgagaatctagagatggctcctacaggttcaagaggtggctcccgtcatgtagcactttgccccgcaggtttaagaggtggctcccatccacgtagcactttgcgccgcatagcacttatttctcggtgttccatgccggtgaccggctctgataccattctgtcacgccccgagctcgGGCCCGcgtctgcgtgactgcacaatgggcttCTATAGCAACTAtgtcgtattcgtcctcgctttacgaaaatgattaacccaagtttttatagaagtccattgtaagccattataaactcaatttaaatcttgatttttttcgatgtgggacaagggtatcacacggatctccacgctatctagtccagcctcgttctattcttgaccctgatcatatcccacctgttgccatgcacacatacaaacaagacaacagccggataactccggtgagatataaatatcccagtataaatcatgtatacatgcaatcatataaacaatataaaagcatataacagaaagtcatatatcaaaatcatgacatgaatcaataacatgaataaattatattctaaacatgtaccctaatccggaacatCATCGACAtgtaccatattcaggaacataattaaCATAAACTGTCAATCAGACTCTTGattctacgttttagactagactcaatcctagcctagggatcccggttcccagACGTTGGCATTTCATAtggatcaccagtaatagaagaaagaCCAATTCTACCCACATcaatatggtatcgatcaccagtaatagaagaagttttgattctatccacatcgatacaaaatcgatcaccagtaatagaacaagctatgattctatccacatcgatataatatcgatcaccagtaatagaaacagttctaatctatccacatcgatataaaatCGATCACCagaaatagaagaagctctgaatCTATctacatcgatataatatcgatcaccagtaatagaataagctataattctatccacatcgatataatatcgacCACCAGTAATAGAAACAGTTCTAACTCTATTCACATCgttagccaaacatccagtgacagacttaGGCACTATCGctaatacactatcttgtgacatcgtgcaatgtgcccgagGCGATCCCGCCAcgatcaggcacttctgtcccaagattactcttctaatatctgctgtctatatatcaagagaacaagtaatctgatacctgctatctatatatcaagagaacaagtatagtAATTCATTCATtgcaaatatctatgcaataaaataaagtatgtgatttaggaaaactcgagtcaaaccacactcgagttgtgcaatcccaactcaacattaatttatacatgtATCTTCTCGctcggaagaagaagaagtcccgaatctacctcggtccattcccaatctggtaataacaataccgaacagacacaatatcaatatataactcaattcggaacatgttctgatcaatattcaaatcacaacacaatctgatcaatgtcaatcgacatacggtaccataatacaatctaaatcaatcccgagtctgatcaatatcactcaaccgatgtttcgacggcataacaatactgtctcgataaccccgtcagtctaaacattacagatataataccagaactcataatcagtatCGGTACAACTcgtaatctcaataacaatacaaatatgatatgaaatctcagtcaaatcgaattcaaaaatcataacaattccataatcagtccgtttctcaatctgacttcgattctatgatgtctaacataacaagaacatcatatatgaatcctattcaattctgacaataatCAAATTCCAAAACATGTAAAATCATACGTGGCGTCTCCAACTTTTGCCACCaaactactcgcgcatatgcgcgcatctacccgcgcatatgcgccgaaggttctgggcatgtcgcgcatatgcgcgtctttactcgcgcatatgcgccaaagcttcTGTAATTTTCGTGCATATGCGTCGCTacctgtcgcgcatgtgcgccaagcctttctgagatgttcggccgaacatcttgagatgttcggttgaacatcttggcttataatgTAACAATGCCCGGCTTCTTAATTCAAGtttgtataacctcaatcatgtcaattgatcaataaatcattccagattaatcttaaattacggtaattatacccaaatcatttcagattacggtaattaaattcttgggccttacaaaCGATGTACttaaaaatcaagtatttgaaaattcaaattaaattagGTATTTCGAAGGTAAAACGATGTACTTAAAAATACTTTATGATGGGAACTtgtatttttacaaaaaaaataaatgacaTAAATAAGTCATTTAAATGCTTCTTCTATGGAAACGCAAAAAGTAACCGAATTTGTGGTTAATGCAAAAAATTgagaattaaaattataatataaattaaaaacatAATTGGTTATCATTTTAGGAAAATTAAGTACTGACAGCTTAAAAATGAGTATTTTTTCAAACTATTCTTGGTAAAAAATTGTGAGGGTTTATTTGTAATTGTAAGAAATCACAACATTCATAAAACTATCATGGGATTTGTTTCTTTAACAGCATGAGAATACCATCACAATTTATCATACGACCTCTTATAAGTTCCATGAATATCATGCATTGTCATCTCTTTACCTGCCCAAACTTTATAATATTCAAGTTCTACTCCATAATCTTTTTGAATGCCCTTCATCATTGGCGATATGATGACTCTCCCCTTAACTTCTCATTCACAATGTTAGCTACTCATGATGAATCAGCTTTAAGTTGACCTCTAGTCCGCAAATTGTCATCTCCACAACTATGGCTTCGGTTGCACTTTCTTATGGCAAATGAATTGTCCGATTTATGTTTGAAGGCATAAATTTTTCATTTACAATTCGCTTTGTTGCAAACAACTAAGATCTTATTACTATCATTTTTCCTGTAAGTAAAAGATCTTCTAGTAGCAATGACACAGTTTTGAATACAAATCCTGAATTATGCATCATCTTTAAATGTTTGGCTAACACCGCGTATGCAATGAATCCAAAATCAATAGAATTGCTTAAAGTTCCAACTTCAAGGGGAGAACCTCATATCGCTCATGTGTGCTAAATCATTATTGAAGTATAAACTCAAATTATTCATATTATATTTCAACAAAATCATCAAATATTTTGGTACTGGTTTTTAGAAATTGTTTATtgcaaaatcatcataatatttcatcaattattttcaaaattgtttgacaaaagataagtaaaatcacaaaaaaaatcgtgaaaaaactaaattaaatgAGAAGCATAAAAAAGATAAAAGATCATTCAAATTAACTCAAAacaaactcataatcaataaaagAGGTATAGTCACCACTGTCAACCGCGACTGATTTTTTTGTGACTAATCGAAAATCCAgtattttcatatatattttagTATTCAAAAGACAAAAAGCAAGTATATGGAAATTCAAATTAGGTACTTTGTAGGTCAAATAAGTACTTACTCGAAACAAACTGATAACAATAAACACAGTTCAGTTGATTTGCTTGTTACGACTAAAACAAATAATCAAACACATAAAATGCATGACATGTGACCAACAATATACTCGTAttcatgaaaacacataggttGAACACAAATCTCTCTAAGACTTCTAAAATAAGTATGTAGGTTGAACATCAACAATCTCATATGCATTAATCATAGATAAAAATGataaaagtgaaaaaaaaaaatcataatatcatttttctataaattgaatttcatatatatttaaatttgacttgcaaattttttttattttttttatatttaacttGCAAAATTACTAAAACACAAGGACAACAATTGACCTTGACCTTGAATCACCTTTTTTGAAACTAGAAGAGAGGATGATAGATCAGGCATATGGATTTGCTTGCGGTAAGGGACGGTGGATTTGGTCGAGGGGAGGAGACAATTATTTGGGTCGATGGATTTGGTTGAAGAGGAGtagatttatatatttatgtaaataacaaagggtaaaaatgtaaatttggttTTTAGGAGgttaaaattatatttggtGATTGTCAAGTATCAATTCTCAAATTATATTTCACGTAGAATTTTAAACAAAGATTGACAAAGAGATTTTACTTTAATTTACCCCTATATCTCTCTGATTATATTTAAGTTCGTAAAAAAATCTCATGAAATACATAATATCCGAAATATTGATATAGCCCACACTCAAAATTTTATAAGTacaaagaaaaacaaaatttatttatcgtaaactttattaatataaatatcgTCAGGCTAGCCCGCCCGCCTCGCATTAAAAAATTGACAGattgaattattattttagCGACACGTTTTGTAATAGCCAAGCTTGGTGAACGATACagtttaagatttcgtatgatTATTGACTCCTTGGTTAAgattaagtatagttttgatgttaagagttgtgatttatgatttatagtattgttggttatacttgttatgtggttttattgtagcgttgttgcgatttaattcatggtaattcgtaggttgagccaattggtatgaggccaattgaggtggttagataagttatagaggttcaactttcttgttgagagtgttgccgaattatgaggagaagcagcgttgcgattcgatttttgttgcaaaagtttgttgttggctacagaggttaccgcacccgcggtcagttagccaccgcacccgcggtgtttgggcagaggccagaccgcacccgcggtcagttttgtagcgcacctgcggtcgtcaTTTTGGATTTTCGGAAGTGTTACAGAAtgcctagcgcacccgcggtgtattttggagcgcacccgcggtgcgtgaataGTAAAAGCGTGTTTTCGGTTTTAAGTGATTAAATACATGAGTTGGTTCACTTTTCCCTCATTTCTCTCCATTCTTCTCGGTTTGCAGCTCAAGGGAGACTAAGGTTCCtacatttctttcatttcctttcATTGACTAGCATCTTGTGGAATTATTGAAGTGAGAACAAGGTCATTGttggttcaaggagctaaggtaagcttgtggtatagtttattcttggtttttggTGTTGAGAGAAATTATGGATTATTGAGTGTGTTGGTTTTATAGGTTTTGTGgtatgggtttgtgattattgagatgttgatggttcattatatggtttattgttgtaggaagtgTACCAAGAGAATAGAATCAAGTGATCCAAGcgtagtaagtggaattcatttccttgtgctcacatgataatgtattgtgtttcaatggttttaacatgttattcccttccattttaTTAATGCTATGTattaatacactttgttgtatattagaggcattttatgtatc
This genomic interval from Primulina eburnea isolate SZY01 unplaced genomic scaffold, ASM2296580v1 ctg1459_ERROPOS7100000, whole genome shotgun sequence contains the following:
- the LOC140820802 gene encoding LOW QUALITY PROTEIN: transcription factor GTE8-like (The sequence of the model RefSeq protein was modified relative to this genomic sequence to represent the inferred CDS: inserted 1 base in 1 codon; substituted 1 base at 1 genomic stop codon) → MAPTLPVDCTGLRESKKCPKNLSADMNGNIWKFSKGYSSRSVSEYRQAVEAMAESEGFGSSRQVPVEFTASEDSSAPKRRCISLNVDTCDRFGLQMQVLSVSKMSSSERKDLEVKLKNDLKKVRMLQMKIGSYGIAAMVYEPKTDNYIYQCGSVRTAVEGKKPLSMNEMVVPSGKRKAPSGENGFRAKVGAVASGRNEITKQGVTQNSKCIMLMKQCETLLNSLMSQKHAWVFNESVDVVKLNIPDYRSIIKHPMDLGTIKDKLRANHYSSTMEFAADVRLTFENALTYNSRGTEVHCMSEALSRFFEMRWKAIEKKISASATESRASKSSVIIEPHVPPSKKQXTTLLKNQVNQEIDRPLMSNLGKQKLGAELEDLLAELPDNIIDFLKESTMNGNQVIEDEIEIDIDTLSDETLFMLRKLLDAYLLQKQKNQAKVEPCEIEMCNHSGFSDLSVQPCKDIGPPLSGSPAMGIDKDAARSDVSRYSNSRSSSSELGSSSNDTDSESSAPGELHVAKEVVPQVLLMLENVDEKENNAGFPNNGDLSDRKTEHNLLLRSPPTETICLQEGESAPPERQVSPDKLYRAAILRSRFADIIIKAQENSIEKGERPDPEKLKLEREELERRRREEKARLQAEAKAVELARRKAEAEAAAEARKKIELEREAARQALQKMEQTVEINENCRFMEDLEMLRAAPDEHLQNLSEESPENSENCHGSFKFQASCNPLXQLGLYMKNDEEDEEVEPHSFADIPNDPEEGEID